The proteins below come from a single Miscanthus floridulus cultivar M001 chromosome 1, ASM1932011v1, whole genome shotgun sequence genomic window:
- the LOC136471743 gene encoding uncharacterized protein — MSEENDNPDGSQHPLSSLDEFLAEGQIIDDVLNQATVLMQSTMESLQKDATDHRFNLRKHIKRPREEAHQKLVNDYFSENPLYHSNIFRRRFRMSRPLFLRIVEALGQWSDYFTQRVDAVNRQGLSPLQKCTAAIRQLATGSGADELDEYLKIGETTTMEALKNFVKGVREVFGERHLRRPTMEDNERLLKLSEKRGFPGMFGSIDCMHWQWERCPNAWKGRFTRGDQKVPTLILEAVASHDLWIWHAFFGVAGSNNDINVLNQSTVFINELKGQAPRVRYMVNGNQHNIGYFLADGIYPEWAVFVKSIRLPITDNEKLYAQEQEGARKDIERAFGVLQRRFCILKRPARLYDRAVLRDVVLACIILHNMIVEDEKEQDIIEENLDLNVPPSSSTVQEPEFSPDQNVPLERALEKRHFYSR, encoded by the coding sequence ATGTCTGAGGAAAATGACAACCCTGATGGAAGCCAACATCCTCTATCCTCgttggatgaattccttgctgaGGGTCAAATCATAGATGATGTTCTCAATCAAGCTACGGTGCTCATGCAGTCCACCATGGAAAGTCTTCAAAAAGATGCTACTGATCATCGATTCAATCTGAGGAAGCACATCAAGAGGCCACGAGAGGAAGCACATCAAAAACTAGTGAATGATTATTTCTCAGAAAATCCTCTTTATCATTCCAATATTTTTCGTCGAAGATTTCGTATGTCTAGGCCACTTTTCCTTCGCATTGTTGAGGCATTAGGCCAATGGTCTGATTATTTTACTCAAAGAGTGGATGCTGTTAATCGGCAAGGGCTCAGTCCACTACAAAAATGTACTGCAGCTATTCGACAATTGGCTACTGGTAGTGGTGCAGATGAACTAGATGAGTACTTGAAGATAGGAGAGACTACAACAATGGAGGCGTTGAAGAATTTTGTGAAAGGTGTTAGAGAAGTATTTGGTGAGAGACACCTGAGGCGCCCCACTATGGAAGATAATGAACGTCTACTCAAACTTAGTGAGAAACGAGGTTTTCCTGGTATGTTTGGCAGCATTGACTGCATGCATTGGCAATGGGAAAGAtgcccaaatgcatggaagggtcGGTTCACTCGGGGTGATCAGAAAGTGCCGACGCTGATACTTGAGGCTGTGGCATCACATGATCTTTGGATTTGGCATGCGTTCTTTGGAGTAGCGGGTTCTAACAATGATATTAATGTTTTGAACCAATCCACTGTCTTTATCAATGAGCTAAAAGGACAAGCTCCTAGAGTCCGGTACATGGTAAATGGGAATCAACACAACATTGGGTATTTTCTTGCTGATGGAATATACCCTGaatgggcagtgtttgttaagtcAATACGACTCCCTATCACTGACAACGAGAAGTTGTATGCACAGGAACAAGAAGGGGCAAGAAAGGATATCGAGAGAGCCTTTGGTGTATTGCAGCGGCGATTTTGCATCTTAAAACGACCAGCTCGTCTATATGACCGAGCTGTACTCCGTGATGTCGTGCTAGCTTGCATCATACTTCACAATATGATagttgaagatgagaaggaacaaGACATTATTGAAGAAAATCTAGATCTAAATGTGCCTCCTAGTTCATCAACGGTTCAAGAACCGGAATTCTCTCCAGATCAGAATGTTCCATTAGAGAGAGCTTTAGAAAAAAGACACTTCTATTCAAGATAA